GCTCCAATTGCAGCCTGCCACGAATACACAAAAACTGTGTAGACAAAATCACCGGACGATAAATCTCATAGATTTTTGGATTGATGACGACATTGGCCATACCGGTCTCGTCCTCAAGTGTTAAAAAGACAAAGCCCTTAGCAGTCTCCGGGCGCTGCCTGCAAATAACACCACCAGCCACAGCCACATCATCGCCATCAATACCAAGTCGCAAGCCCATGCAAGAGTAGATATTATTTTTGTCAGCCCACTTGCGATAAAAGCTGACAGGATGCCGACCAGTGCTCAGCTGCATGGTACTAAAATCAGCCATGACTATTTCCAGCTCTGACATCGCCGGCAGCTCCACAGGGGGATCGGCCAGGGGGTCTTCTTGCTCCTCGGTACTGACTAGATAATCAAGCAATGGCAACGCACGCCTTGGCTTAAGTAGGGACAACACCTGCCAGAGCGCCTGTCTGCGACCAGGCACAAATGTCTCAAAAGCACCGGCATTAGCCAATACTTTTAAATCAGCAGGTCCAAGGCCGCTGCGATTGACCACATCAGCCAAATCAGTAAACTGCCCCTGGCTCAGTGCTGCGTCAATTACATCAAAAGCGCGGGGACCCAGTCCATCGACATATCTAAAGCCAATGCGGATAGCGAGATTGGCACCAGCTCGGGGCGGCTGACCGGCTCTGATTTTTATAACATCCTCAGCCACTGCCCCATCAGGCTCCAGAGTACAATGCCACTGACTGTAAGCAGCATCCACAGCTTTTACCACAACACCATGGGCGATGGCATCACGTATAAGCGTAGCCGGACTATAAAAGCCCATTGGCTGCGCATTTAAAATAGCGCAAAAGAATTCTTCAGGATAATAATATTTGAGATAAGCTGAGGCATACACCAAAAGTGAAAACGACGCCGCATGACTCTCAGGAAAACCATAACTAGCAAACGCTCTCAGTTGATGGGTAATGGTATCAATAGCCTCCTCACTAAAGCCATTTTTACTCATACCACTGGCAAGCTCAAGACAGAGCTTGTTCATCTTTTCCATGGAGCGTTTGTGACTCATCACTTTGCGCAATTCATCAGCCTTCGATGCACTAAAGCCAGCGGCAGTGACAGCGAGCTTCATGCCTTGCTCTTGAAATAGTGGCACACCCAGTGTGCGCTTTAATATTGGCTCAAGGGTAGGATGGAGATAACTGACAGTCTCAAGTCCCTGCCGTCGTCTCAAATATGGATGGATGATATTGCCCTGGATGGGACCAGGACGGACAATGGCAATGGAGACGATGATATCGTAAAAACAAGTGGGCTTGAGCTTGGGCAGGATATTCATCTGTGCTCGTGACTCAACTTGAAATACACCTACAGTATCAGCCTTTTGTAGCATCTGATAAATAGCTATATCGGTCATATCGAGTTTGCCGATATCGATGGTGCGCCCTCTATGCTGACTGACAAGCTTGAGCCCCTCCTGGAGCATGGTGAGCATGCCCAGACCAAGCAAGTCAATCTTAATAAGTCCAACTACATCGAGATCATCTTTGTCCCACTGGATAACAGTGCGGTCGGCCATAGAGGCTGGCTCCACCGGCACAACCTGACCAATAGGCAAAGCCGAGAGCACAAATCCACCCACATGGATAGAGCGGTGCCGGGGCAGTTGATGTAAACCCTGCACCACCTTAATAAGCAGCTTGACACGTCTGTCGTCGATATCAAAACCCAATGGACCCAGCAAACCATTGACCAGCTTATAAGCAGCATCGCGGGCTTCACTGTGACCAACAGCAGATGCCAGCATATCAGCTTGCTCCTGCGAAAACCCC
This genomic stretch from Candidatus Obscuribacter sp. harbors:
- a CDS encoding error-prone DNA polymerase; protein product: MSVCYAELHCHSAFSFLDGASLPEELVDRACELGLAALALTDTLDLGGIPRFAQAAREQKLDGIVGAELILEDDSQIVLLAMDLKGYKNISEMITRSRAIGERGSPRVSYADLFAHTEGLIALSGSEHGAIARALYGGDHSLAVKHLKKFRTVFGDRYYLEVNNHHIAQEMVVARALIEMSESTGVPWVVTNDVRYAGADKRLVYDVLVCLKHQCTLSQAGRRLKPNGSWYLKGPQEMAQLWQSNLTGIKNTIKIADQCRFRLGWLDPPLPAFVLAKEAAIAIGINNIVAGANASGSAGASISANASSRSRPDNSTTDRNHLSDMVMIDSGEGLVASGYTYSELLSFLVDDGAIDRYGELNQRQRDQLDHELKMINGLKLAPYFLIMWDIVRFARVNGIAVQGRGSAANSAICYCLKITAVDPIAMDLLFERFLSEGRSEPPDIDLDIAHQEREKVLQYVYQKYGRLHAAMVCEVITYRGRSAVRDAARVLGFSQEQADMLASAVGHSEARDAAYKLVNGLLGPLGFDIDDRRVKLLIKVVQGLHQLPRHRSIHVGGFVLSALPIGQVVPVEPASMADRTVIQWDKDDLDVVGLIKIDLLGLGMLTMLQEGLKLVSQHRGRTIDIGKLDMTDIAIYQMLQKADTVGVFQVESRAQMNILPKLKPTCFYDIIVSIAIVRPGPIQGNIIHPYLRRRQGLETVSYLHPTLEPILKRTLGVPLFQEQGMKLAVTAAGFSASKADELRKVMSHKRSMEKMNKLCLELASGMSKNGFSEEAIDTITHQLRAFASYGFPESHAASFSLLVYASAYLKYYYPEEFFCAILNAQPMGFYSPATLIRDAIAHGVVVKAVDAAYSQWHCTLEPDGAVAEDVIKIRAGQPPRAGANLAIRIGFRYVDGLGPRAFDVIDAALSQGQFTDLADVVNRSGLGPADLKVLANAGAFETFVPGRRQALWQVLSLLKPRRALPLLDYLVSTEEQEDPLADPPVELPAMSELEIVMADFSTMQLSTGRHPVSFYRKWADKNNIYSCMGLRLGIDGDDVAVAGGVICRQRPETAKGFVFLTLEDETGMANVVINPKIYEIYRPVILSTQFLCIRGRLQLE